The DNA sequence ACTGCCGAACAGCCAGAGAGACCCAAAAGAGACGCGACGCTACCTGTAATTACAGTTCTTCTAGTAGCGGTGAGTGAGTCATGCATTATTATCAAAGTCGCGCGTGGAGCACTTAGAATTACTGGGTGAGCGACTGGCCAGCATCTGAACTAGTGGGCGGTGAATGACGTTTAGTAACAGGGGGGAGACAGGCAAACCGTGTCAATTATGACACGAAATGAACGTAACCGGATGAAAAGTCGACGAACCTTCTTAAAAACAGCTGCGGCAGGTAGTGTCGGCTTGGCAATTCCAACAACGGTTGCTTCGGCTGCTCCGACTGATGAAGAGAAACGAAATGAAGAGCAACAGCAGTTCGAGAAAATAGCGAAAGATCGCGATGAGAAAACTATTGAAGAGTTCCATCAGGAGCTCCGGGAAGCCGGCTTTGATGTGTACACAACTAAGAAAAAGTACAACCTGAAGAATGATGGAAAAGAAGTTGAGGAGCAAGATTCCGATAGTAATGAAATCTCACCACAGAAAATTCCAGAGTCGGATATAGAAGTCGATCTGTCGCTGTACGTGAATGCTTACTCAGACTAGGCAGATCTCGACTGGACTTTTGAGACAACTGCCTTTGTGGAGGGTGACAAACCTAAAGACCTCATTACAATTGGTTGGTCGGATACTCAGTATCTATACGATGGCCAAGGATGTAATTCCGGGAAAGGAGAAATTGGGTTGAAAGATCGGGACGCAGCAGGAGCCGTTTGGTCATGGCAGGATAATAATGTTGGTGGTGATACTGAGTGGAGTGGGAATGCAACAGCGTACCTGCAAAAACAAGATGACTGCCACACAAAGCAAGTGTATGGTACATTTTGCCACACTTGGGATAGCGTTTCTCTTGAGGGTATCAGCTTCGGTCCTGGCGGCGTTAGTGTTACGTATGCAAATGAATCTAAGCGGTGGAAGATCTTTCCCGAAGATAGCTTTGAAGGAACCTGCTAATGAAAATTAGTCATAACTTGTGGATAGTCTGAGGAGAGTTTAACTATCGTTCCCGCTACAGGGGCTATTTCTCCTTTCAATTAACAAATTTACTAGTTGGCACTGTCTAGTTGAGTCAGTTTGAGAAGTGAGCAAGTCGTTGAGTTAATCGACCAAGATGCTCGCAGACCTGCTCAGCGAGTTCTATGACGCGGATTTAGAAGAAAATTGGGAGAACGAGCAGACGGCGACACCTGTCAGGGCGTTCGCCGTCCGCCTCCACGAAACTGGTTGTTCGCTCCGCGAGACGACAACGATCTTAGCGGAATTAGGCGTTCAACGCTCTCATGGCGCAGTTTGGAACTGGGTGCATCGGCTGGCTGACAGCGGACGCGACCCGCCTGAGGCACAGCCGAAGCAGATCGCGGTTGACGAAACCGCTGCCATAAAAGTAAAACGTCCTGAAGACCAATCTGACGATATAGTTGTGACACCGACATATGACCTGTCATAGTGGCTTCCACCAGTAGCATAATGGTTGAACTATTCATTCCCGCTATCGGATTGGTCGTGGCAGTGGGATTACTGTGGAAAGCATCGCAGTCCCCTGAACAGCGCCTATGGCACATTATTGGGGCGCTTGGATGGGCTGTATTTGCTGTCTCTGGATTTACTACCGGCTACATCCAGATCGTGGTTGCTGGTATATCGATCGCCATCTTTGGTGTCGCTATATTAGTCCGCAGAAAAACCACGCACAAAGAACCGGTGGGGGTGTGAGAGCGTATTTGGTTAACAGTCGGCGTTGATCAACGCTGCAATTGTTGCCTTCCCCGGCCCAACTCCCGTCTAAGTATCTTCGACAACCATATATTATAATGATACTTCACTTCCATCATGGTCTCCGATAAAGCACGCCTCCGGTATATCCCATATGGGTTAGTCGTCCTCGGTGTCATAGCCGCGTGGTATGGTTACTTTGAGCGGCTTCCTATGCTTTTCATCGGAGTCGCCGCCATACTTGGAGCAGGCTATGTTCTTATTCGAGGATATACTGCCACTAATATTGCGCTGATGTTTGGAGTGTTAGCACTAAGCGGCTTGCTTGGCGTAATCTACGCGCTCGGCGTCACGGAACCCACGATATGGGCTGTCGCATATCTAGCAGTTGGGACCGCGGCAGGTATACGGTTCAGACAATACTGGCAGGCTCGTCCGTGGGAACTAGAAAATAGCGGTTAATAGAGGGGATTCACTTCGCGTTCCAAGGTAAGCTAACCCACTGCTGAAGGGGGTTGGTTAGCTTCCCGAATGGGAAGTCTGACAGAATTGGATAGCATCACGGAAGGCGCGGATGATAACCGTTCTACAGAGGTCTGATTCAGAAAAATTAAATATATATTGTCCGATAGTTAGTAGAGATGCCACAGACTCTACTGGGAACGAGTGTTGACGACGTCGTTCACGCTATCTTTAACGCTGAACCCGACGAGCTGTTCGTCGTGAACCCCGCCGGTGAGACCACCGAGGAACTCGTCGACGTCGCCAACGCCTACGACGAGGAGCTACCGTCCATCAGCCTGCTCGGCGACGAGCGAACGCTGAAGGACGTGACCGACGACTTCATCGCCGCGAGCAACGCCGCGAACCTCGTCGAAGCCGGCGACCTCGAGCTTCGCGTCTTCGACGGGGGCGCGCGGAGTTCGATGCTCGTCACTGAGAACCGAACGGTCGCGCTTGTTGACGTTGATGATCTCGTTGGTGGCCTCACCACAGACGATACCGAGTTCGCCGAGACCGCCTACGATGCCGTTGCTGACGACTGGGCGGCCGCCGAGGCGTTCACGCTCCGCACGCCCGCCATCGACCGCGTCCGGCAGACGCTCGACGAGGATATCGGCGAAGATGTTGAAGCCGATTTCAGTGACGCACTGGCTTCGATGGAGACCGCCCGCGGCGACGGCGACGGCCTCGACGAGGTCACCGTCAGCCTGCTGGTCGCCGCGAAGAACCGCGAACTGCTCTACGACATCAGCAAGTGGGGCGAGGACGTCGGTGTCGCGTCGAAGGCGACGTTCTCCCGAGTGAAAAAGAAGCTTGAAGACCTCGGGCTCATCGATACCGAGAAGGTCCCCCTCGATGTTGGCCGGCCGCGGCTCCGCCTCAAACTCGCCGATGAGCGCCTCGAGGACGCGCCGCCCGCG is a window from the Halobacterium hubeiense genome containing:
- the tbsP gene encoding transcriptional regulator TbsP, with the translated sequence MPQTLLGTSVDDVVHAIFNAEPDELFVVNPAGETTEELVDVANAYDEELPSISLLGDERTLKDVTDDFIAASNAANLVEAGDLELRVFDGGARSSMLVTENRTVALVDVDDLVGGLTTDDTEFAETAYDAVADDWAAAEAFTLRTPAIDRVRQTLDEDIGEDVEADFSDALASMETARGDGDGLDEVTVSLLVAAKNRELLYDISKWGEDVGVASKATFSRVKKKLEDLGLIDTEKVPLDVGRPRLRLKLADERLEDAPPAELASAAQSILS
- a CDS encoding twin-arginine translocation signal domain-containing protein; amino-acid sequence: MSIMTRNERNRMKSRRTFLKTAAAGSVGLAIPTTVASAAPTDEEKRNEEQQQFEKIAKDRDEKTIEEFHQELREAGFDVYTTKKKYNLKNDGKEVEEQDSDSNEISPQKIPESDIEVDLSLYVNAYSD